The nucleotide window agagagaaagaaagagagagagagagagagagagatagagagagtgagagaaagaaagaaagagagagagagagagagagagagagagagagagagagagagagagagagagagagagagagagagagagagagagagagagagagagagagagagaaagagagagagagagagagagagagagagagagagagagagagagagagagagagagagagagagagagagagagagagagagagagagagagagagagagagagagagagagagagagagagagagagagagagagagagagagagagattgagagagagagagagagagagagagagagagagagagagagagagagagagagagagagagagagagagagagagaaagaaagagagaagagacagagagagagagagagagatagatagagagagagagagagagagagagagagaggagagagagagagagagagagagagagagagagagagagagagagagataaagagagagagaaagagaaagagagagagagagagagagagagagagagagagagagggagagggagagggagatggagatggagagggagagagagagagagagagagagagagagagagagagagagagagagagagagagagagagagagagagagagagagagagggagagggagagggagagggagagagagaaagagagagagagagagagagagagagagagagagagagagagagagagagagagagagagagagagagagagagagagagagagagagagagagagagagagagagagagagagagagagagagagagagagagagagagagagagagagagagagagagagagagattcaaaacccacacacaacaatTCTATCCCCAGACACCGCAGCATTCTAACAAACAACGAAAGATCATTAAAAGGAATCATTCATATGCAACATACCCACTTATGCCCACGGCCGTAGCCCCGTATACGTGCGATACCTATGTAAACGTCTCAATGGAAGGCATGACACAGCCGCTCGGACAAGCAAGTTTAATATAGACCTTTGTAAAACGGCCACACTCATCTCCAAGGAATCCCAGGTATGGTGGATTtacctttaaatatatacacactcgttcaACCTGGTTATTGCCCAGGTGTGGGGGTGATTTTCACTGTTTTTGGGGGACTATTTCTGTTGGCTTCTGAAGATCTGAAGTTTAGGAGACGTGTGTGTGTCGCTGCGTGCGTAGGTCGGGCCTCGCTGCGTCTCCCCGTTTTAATTAATTTCGAGTGGATTTACGAGTTGATTTGGTGATTTTGGAGGTATATGTGGTTCTTTTTAAGATAATCTTGCCCGGGAAGGTGTCCTTTGGATTTTTTTCTCGATCTTTCATTGCGCTTTCACGTGTGTTTGGTGAGATACACTTGGGTGACCATAAAAGGCCTGGAAATGAAACCCAACAAAGAATTTTTTAAAAGTTGGCTGTAAAAACCGCTGTATCCTTTGTGACAGTCTATATATGTGCTTTTTTTTAGTCTGTGGTGTTAGGTATTGTACCCAGTTGATAAAGATCATGAATAAATATGGTAGAAGATGAGTGTTTTTGATTTGTgaagtatatttatatcatcCTTTGTGATTTGATGTTaagtgctttatttttatttggaaATGTGTTAAGAGGACATGGACTAGTGATGAATGGTTTGTTTACGGGAAAAATCTACACCATTGTAAAACAAAGaactataaataaatgtataatgagTGAAACTACATTTCTGTGATAATCCTTTATTGTTCTTTACTTCATCTTAGAAATTATGCAACAGTTGTGCAGGCAGTGAAGCAAGATTATGGCTATGGCAATCTCTTTGAATTGGTCGTATAATAGACACTTGCTGCTTAGTTCTCAGCTGCGTAAAATGTCAGTTGCAGCCATAGCCTCATAGTTTATATTAAGTGACACCTAGTGGCAGCCATTCAGATTTAGACTGATATGTAAATTATCTGTAGGAGATTAAGAAAACCTTGAACCTGAAGTTGCCGTAAAAAAGGAGGAAGCTGTAGGTTCAAAGTTCTGTACCTTGATATCCACTCACACTTCAGATAAAGCTACAAACCGCTACGAAAATAGAGCTTGGACTTTGTTTCCTGTTAATTAACCAGGGGGATCTACAGGCTCTGTCTTACCAAttgcattattatttattatttttaatgtgttcacatttgagaaaaaaaattgtggaaGTCAGCCTCTATGGCCTTCTAATTGTAACTATTCTTGTGTTGTTCTTGGCTGTACTCTATCCAGATCTTGATTAAAGATTTAATTTTACATGGTATTCTTCACTTGTATTATGTAGTTATGGTATGTTATGGTATTTTTTGGAACTAGGCTAATTTTTCACAATACCTTTGCATAACTGAAATACCCTCACATAACCACAATACCTTTGCATGCTACAAAACCCACCCAAACCCCCACATTATTGGCATTGATagctggggagggcatgaaaggtacagggaaattgcagggtaaactaacaataatataataacataatgaagatgataccTAACTATATTGCTGAATTAATAGATGCTGTTGAGCTGAGAGGGTGATTCTCTCGTGTTCTATACTGCTGTACAAAAGATGTGGATTCTTTGTGGGAGCTGTAACCCCCCTGTATTATCTATTACTGGAACAAGGACTGTATCCCCCAGATGCAAAGCTTCTTATCTCTGTCGTTTATTTGCCTTTAGTACTCCAACAGAGGTGAATAAATCTTCTTCACCACACCAATACGTTCTAACTTTTTCCACTTATTTTGAAGACAAAATTATGTTTTATTGGTACATGTCAAATCCTTTTAGTAAAATttgattaattttttattatatattctagctattgttatcaagattattattcaGAATATTAATAACAGAGAAATTTACTCTGTGCTGATAAATAGATTAGCAAGTTAATTTAGGAAGTTGATTAGATTAGGACTATGTGACTTCACCAAATTGATTTTGCATCTGCATTTACTTTATTCTTTAATTAATATTTAACCTAATTGTCCTGAGTGATATATGACATTGAAATTATGTATTCATAATATGTTAGCAAGATTTTTTTTGACAGGTCAGTTTATTAAGTTTATagcattattcatttttttgtaaaAGGAACTAGGTTGCCTACTATTGTTCAATAAGTTTATATTATAGTATTGGAACAAAGAAGTGTTTAGGTTAAATAGATAATTATGTcgcttttattaatctatttgatTCCAATGGtctatttatattacatttgCTATTTTATTTAAAAGCTTTGAAAGCTGTTTGGATGATCAGAgaagtgaaatatattaataacagcacTTCTGTTTTAGATGCAGTCATTCGGATGGAAAAGAAAAGCTGGCTTAACAAAGCCAAAACCAGCTGTATTTTCTCAGGATAATGTGGAAGTTGACAATGATATGAATGATCCTGACGTTGACTGGTTAACAGCAACAAAGAAGCCAAAGGTGAGAACTAATGTCTGATTGAAACCCAAACATTTTGATGAGGAATGATTTTAGAATTAaagttcatatataaatgtagaagGCCTTTCAGTAATTATGTTAACTTTCCTTCaagaattattcttatcatatgaAATGTAAAAACTTCAAATATTTTGCCAAGCTTATCATTTTACATCAATCATGAATAGAAGGTAAAACATTTTAGTTTCATACAGGTTTTGCAACTGGAAGATGCAAAGGCAAAAGCACGGCGTCTAAGCAATGAGGGAGTAATGCTTGCAGAGTCAGAACGTTGGTGGGCAGCCATTGGGAGATGGAATGCTGCCCTAACCCTAACCCCAGATGACTATGCGCTTCATGAAATGTTAGCCCAGGCATACATGCAGGTTTGGCCTTGTGgtgcttctttttctgtttgttacaATAAATAATTGGTATCATTGTGGAACTCTAAACTGTTGTTTGCTTTATTCATGGATAATGATAAATGCCATTTGCAGTACTCCGTTAAAATAAAATCTCTTTTAAAAAAAGAAGTCTGAAAGTTCAGTAGAAGATTTTCACGTGTCGAGCATTTGATTTTTTTAGTAAATTAAATTTCATTTTacttcattgttatttgtattttctctccTTGAAGGTGGGAGAAGTGTTCCCTGCACTCAGATCGGCAGAGGCAGCTGTACAGCTATATCCAAACTGGTGGGTTGGACTACAGACCCTTGGTAGAGCCCAGTTAGGACTTGGAGATGTAGCAATGGCAGTGAAGACATTTTCAAAAGCTGTTCATATTCGTCCTGATGAACAGGAACTTTGGCGTGAAGACTTACAGGTAACATATTAAATTCATGTCAGAAGAGTTTAGTAGTTTTTATAATTTTAGTTTGCAATGATGGTTAATCATGTATGTTAGTGTTTGCTACTTCTACACTTTGATGTATTATCAGTTATTAAGAATGTTTTATGTGATGTACTGAATCCCTAAAAGCCctcattccatccctctcccaaATCTATTGACTTTGATGACCCTGTGACTAAAAAGATAATGTGTAATACTAAATCTTGAGAGTTAtgatactttaaaaaaataacttttataaaaaaaaagtttaaaatggATCTGTATTCATCTCGTTATTATTATGTACTTTTAATTTGTCAGGGTCTTAGcccaggagacagagacagagacagagacagagacagagacagagacagagacagagacagagacagagacagagacagagacagagacagagacagagacagagacagagacagagacaatgaatgaatgaatgaatgaatgaatgaatgaatgaatgaatgaatgaatgaatgaatgaatgaatgaatgaatgaatgaatgaatgaatgaatgaatgaatgaatgaatgaatgaatgaatgaatgaatgaatgaatgaatgaatgaatggatggatgaatgaatgaatatgagaATGGG belongs to Penaeus chinensis breed Huanghai No. 1 chromosome 4, ASM1920278v2, whole genome shotgun sequence and includes:
- the LOC125025287 gene encoding tetratricopeptide repeat protein 33-like, which codes for MPESFICNIPTYAHGRSPVYVRYLCKRLNGRHDTAARTSKFNIDLCKTATLISKESQMQSFGWKRKAGLTKPKPAVFSQDNVEVDNDMNDPDVDWLTATKKPKVLQLEDAKAKARRLSNEGVMLAESERWWAAIGRWNAALTLTPDDYALHEMLAQAYMQVGEVFPALRSAEAAVQLYPNWWVGLQTLGRAQLGLGDVAMAVKTFSKAVHIRPDEQELWREDLQWAVGLLKKYKEIEAEKEKMKDGATITEPSIEGTVRERSIQIYDRQRRKEALLKGNPEGNLDNGSVIDVTKMVRMRVT